A single window of Gossypium arboreum isolate Shixiya-1 chromosome 13, ASM2569848v2, whole genome shotgun sequence DNA harbors:
- the LOC108453824 gene encoding nuclear transcription factor Y subunit A-1 isoform X1, translating into MQSNSEEGSRLEPAVHGVHPTAVYSEPKWRNTGYGAISPGVRGVNSLNSSSMECTNASESNDGQSLSNGALNEEDDVNKETQTTASSRAVGTGGQEHHNLQHVGSSMPAVRDEGLTQPPLLELVGHSIACASNPYIDPLYGGMMAAYGHQPMGYPPFVGMPHARMTLPIEMAQEPVYVNAKQYQGILRRRQARAKAELEKKVVKSRKPYLHESRHQHALRRARGSGGRFAKKTDTNPGEEKGSGSGPTLSSQSPSSSGSEPLQTDSNETWTSSLTQHGIHHVNGGSHYQKLGGNISNQAAFYPVNGGQSFQKLKG; encoded by the exons ATGCAGTCGAATTCTGAAGAAGGAAGTCGATTAGAACCTGCGGTGCATGGTGTTCATCCAACTGCAGTTTATTCTGAACCCAAGTGGCGTAATACTGGTTATGGTGCCATCTCCCCGGGAGTGAGAGGAGTGAACTCATTAAATTCATCTTCGATGGAATGCACTAATGCATCAGAGTCGAATGATGGGCAGTCACTGTCCAATGGTGCACTAAATGAAGAGGATGATGTTAATAAAGAAACACAAACTACTGCATCCTCTCGGGCAG TTGGAACTGGAGGACAAGAACATCACAATTTGCAGCATGTTGGATCTAGCATGCCTGCTGTGCGTGATGAAGGCCTCACCCAACCTCCCCTGCTTGAGCTTGTTGGTCATTCAATC GCATGTGCATCAAATCCTTATATAGATCCACTTTATGGAGGAATGATGGCAGCTTATGGACATCAGCCTATG GGTTATCCTCCGTTTGTTGGAATGCCTCATGCAAGAATGACTTTGCCGATTGAAATGGCACAAGAGCCTGTTTATGTAAATGCCAAACAGTACCAAGGAATTCTGAGGCGAAGGCAGGCCCGTGCCAAAGCAGAACTTGAGAAGAAGGTTGTTAAATCTCGAAAG CCTTATCTTCACGAATCAAGGCACCAGCATGCTTTACGTAGGGCGAGAGGTAGTGGAGGACGTTTTGCAAAGAAAACAGATACCAATCCAGGAGAAGAAAAAGGATCAGGTTCAGGTCCCACGTTATCATCCCAATCTCCAAGTTCCTCCGGTTCTGAACCATTACAAACTGATTCCAACGAAACCTGGACCTCCTCCCTCACCCAGCATGGCATCCACCATGTCAACGGCGGCAGCCATTATCAGAAGCTAGGTGGTAACATCTCCAATCAGGCCGCTTTCTATCCGGTGAATGGAGGACAATCCTTTCAAAAGCTGAAGGGTTGA
- the LOC108453824 gene encoding nuclear transcription factor Y subunit A-1 isoform X2 has translation MECTNASESNDGQSLSNGALNEEDDVNKETQTTASSRAVGTGGQEHHNLQHVGSSMPAVRDEGLTQPPLLELVGHSIACASNPYIDPLYGGMMAAYGHQPMGYPPFVGMPHARMTLPIEMAQEPVYVNAKQYQGILRRRQARAKAELEKKVVKSRKPYLHESRHQHALRRARGSGGRFAKKTDTNPGEEKGSGSGPTLSSQSPSSSGSEPLQTDSNETWTSSLTQHGIHHVNGGSHYQKLGGNISNQAAFYPVNGGQSFQKLKG, from the exons ATGGAATGCACTAATGCATCAGAGTCGAATGATGGGCAGTCACTGTCCAATGGTGCACTAAATGAAGAGGATGATGTTAATAAAGAAACACAAACTACTGCATCCTCTCGGGCAG TTGGAACTGGAGGACAAGAACATCACAATTTGCAGCATGTTGGATCTAGCATGCCTGCTGTGCGTGATGAAGGCCTCACCCAACCTCCCCTGCTTGAGCTTGTTGGTCATTCAATC GCATGTGCATCAAATCCTTATATAGATCCACTTTATGGAGGAATGATGGCAGCTTATGGACATCAGCCTATG GGTTATCCTCCGTTTGTTGGAATGCCTCATGCAAGAATGACTTTGCCGATTGAAATGGCACAAGAGCCTGTTTATGTAAATGCCAAACAGTACCAAGGAATTCTGAGGCGAAGGCAGGCCCGTGCCAAAGCAGAACTTGAGAAGAAGGTTGTTAAATCTCGAAAG CCTTATCTTCACGAATCAAGGCACCAGCATGCTTTACGTAGGGCGAGAGGTAGTGGAGGACGTTTTGCAAAGAAAACAGATACCAATCCAGGAGAAGAAAAAGGATCAGGTTCAGGTCCCACGTTATCATCCCAATCTCCAAGTTCCTCCGGTTCTGAACCATTACAAACTGATTCCAACGAAACCTGGACCTCCTCCCTCACCCAGCATGGCATCCACCATGTCAACGGCGGCAGCCATTATCAGAAGCTAGGTGGTAACATCTCCAATCAGGCCGCTTTCTATCCGGTGAATGGAGGACAATCCTTTCAAAAGCTGAAGGGTTGA